GCCGCCCAACAGACTGACGCCACCAAGAACACCAGAAGCAATGGCGCGCATTTCCATGCCGTTACCTGCGGTATTCGGAATGAAGCCGATCTGTGCAGCAAAGATGATGCCAGCCAGCGCTGAGAGGATGCCGTTGATCGCATAAGCGGTCAGCTGCACGGTGTTGACGCGGATACCAAGCAGACGGGCCCCTTCCCTGTTGTCACCAACAGCGAAGATTGCATGTCCGAAAGCGGTGTAGCGCAGGAATATATGCGCAGCGGCCAACAGGAACAGAACCAGCCAGGCAAAGGGGGACAGGCCCAGGAACCAGGCATGAGACAATCCCTTGAAGGCTTCCGGCAGACCTTCGATCCAGCTGCCGCCCGTGGTCAAATGCACACAGCCACGGAAGAAACCCAGCGTACCCAGTGTTGCCACAATGGCAGGCACCCGAAGAATGGCCACCATGAAACCATTGAACAAGCCACAAAGCAGCCCGACAAACAAGGCGACGCCAATGGCAGGAACGATACCGAGGCCATCATTCATGCAGACACCTGCGATAGCCGCAGACAGCCCCATGATGGACCCGACCGAAACATCCAGCCCTCTGGTGGCCATCACCATGGTCGCGCCGATTGCCAGCACGAACAATGTGAGCGAGTTGCTGTAGATCGACAGAAGCGTTTCGATCCTGAGATAAGACGGATCGGAAATGGCGAGAATGGCCAGAAGCATCACGATAATGATGGCGACCGAAGCCTCGCGGTTATTTTGCAGAAAACGTATCATCAGGATGCTTTCGCCTCCTCTGCACTCACGCCAAAGGACATCTGCGCTATGGCGTCGACCGTGATCTCATCCCCTTCGAGTTCGCCCGTTGGGTAGCCATGAGCCATAGTCAACACACGATGGCTCAAACGCTGGATTTCGTCATGGTCGGAAGAAATCATCAGAATGGCGACGCCACTGTTGGCCAGATCGTCAATGATGCTGTAAATATCGGCACGAACCGCCACATCCACGCCGCGGGTCGGTTCATCAAGAATAAGCACGCGCGGCTTGGCGGCGAGGCATTTTGCCAGCAGGATTTTCTGCTGGTTACCACCTGATAGCGTGCGTACCGCTTGTGAAGACGTCGCACAGACAATGCCGAGTTCTTTCACATATTTCTGGAAACGCTCTTCTTCCTGTTTCAGCTGCAGCCACGAAGGCTCGCGGTGCAACACAAGCGAAGATGCATTCCAGCTCAAAGGCGCATCGACAAAAAGGCCACTGGTCTGGCGATCTTCAGGCAGATAGACAAGCCCGAGATCAAGACTGGCCTGAGGATCGGTATGCGTTGCATCCTGCCCTCCGATCAAAACCTTGCCGCGCGCAGCCTTGCGAATACCATAGATGGTTTCGGCCATCTCTGTGCGTCCAGAGCCAACAACGCCAGCCAGACCAAGAATCTCGCCTTCATGCAGCGTGAAGCTCAGATTGGCGAAGCCTTCTCCGCACAGATTGTCCACTTCGAGAACAACCTTGCCATGATGGGTTTGCTGATGACGCTCACCCAGAACATTCTCGCTGCCACCCTCGACTTTTGTCATGGCCCGCACGATTTCTGCATCGGTATAGGATTTAGGAGGCCCGGCCATCACAACGCGGCCATCGCGCAAGATACTCACGACATCCGCAATTTCGCGAATTTCATTCAGCTTGTGACTAATAAAGAAGATCCCCACCCCTTGCGCAGCAAGAGCGCGCATACGGTCGAACAGCAGCTTCACTTCACGGGGGGTCAGCGCAGATGTCGGTTCGTCCAGAATGAGAATTTGTGCATCGCGGATCAAACCGCGCAGAATTTCGACCATTTGCTGGTCGGCAACTTCCAACTGACCTGCCGGAGACTGCAGATCCATATTGGTGCCAATCTCTTTGGCCAGCTCGACTAGGCGCGCGTGCAGGGCAACACGATTGCCTTTCATGTTCATGAGAACATTTTCTTCGATGCTGAGATTGGGAAAAAGCAATGGTTCCTGGGGAACCATATGGATGCCCATTTGGCGCGCCAAAACCGGGGTCAGTTTGTTGGCATGCTCACCATTGATATATAGGTCACCCTGGTCAACGCCATGCAGACCGGCAATGATGCGCATAAGCGTAGATTTGCCCGCCCCGTTGCCTCCCAGAAGGGCGTGAATTTGGCCGGACTCAAGAACGAGATCAACACCTTTAAGAACCGTTACATTCCCAAAAAACTTCCAGATGCTATCTGCTTTAATGAGCTGTTTGCGTTGGCCAGACGGCTTCGGATCCGTCATAACTGAAGCGCTCCTCAATCACTCTATTTTGTGCGGCTTCATGCCGCTTCCTCCCTCTGCGGCCTCGTCCCGGAGGTCGCAGAGTCAAGTGCGTTTTACGCTCGCAGATCAGGCAGATGCCTTTTCTGCTTCATAGAGTTCGAAGGCCTTTTCTGGCTTTTCACCATCGTGAACGATGGCACGAATTGCCTTGATCATGCCGACGGGGCTATCGGACTGGAAGATATTACGTCCCATGTCCACACCATGT
This genomic window from uncultured Cohaesibacter sp. contains:
- the lsrA gene encoding autoinducer 2 ABC transporter ATP-binding protein LsrA, with the protein product MTDPKPSGQRKQLIKADSIWKFFGNVTVLKGVDLVLESGQIHALLGGNGAGKSTLMRIIAGLHGVDQGDLYINGEHANKLTPVLARQMGIHMVPQEPLLFPNLSIEENVLMNMKGNRVALHARLVELAKEIGTNMDLQSPAGQLEVADQQMVEILRGLIRDAQILILDEPTSALTPREVKLLFDRMRALAAQGVGIFFISHKLNEIREIADVVSILRDGRVVMAGPPKSYTDAEIVRAMTKVEGGSENVLGERHQQTHHGKVVLEVDNLCGEGFANLSFTLHEGEILGLAGVVGSGRTEMAETIYGIRKAARGKVLIGGQDATHTDPQASLDLGLVYLPEDRQTSGLFVDAPLSWNASSLVLHREPSWLQLKQEEERFQKYVKELGIVCATSSQAVRTLSGGNQQKILLAKCLAAKPRVLILDEPTRGVDVAVRADIYSIIDDLANSGVAILMISSDHDEIQRLSHRVLTMAHGYPTGELEGDEITVDAIAQMSFGVSAEEAKAS
- the lsrC gene encoding autoinducer 2 ABC transporter permease LsrC, whose amino-acid sequence is MIRFLQNNREASVAIIIVMLLAILAISDPSYLRIETLLSIYSNSLTLFVLAIGATMVMATRGLDVSVGSIMGLSAAIAGVCMNDGLGIVPAIGVALFVGLLCGLFNGFMVAILRVPAIVATLGTLGFFRGCVHLTTGGSWIEGLPEAFKGLSHAWFLGLSPFAWLVLFLLAAAHIFLRYTAFGHAIFAVGDNREGARLLGIRVNTVQLTAYAINGILSALAGIIFAAQIGFIPNTAGNGMEMRAIASGVLGGVSLLGGTGTVIGAALGAFFMTAIDSVLVMLRFDAYWNDMIAGAILLIVLIGDGRIREAMAQSLRYQKYRKFLEPDEASISASAAHAVNDAPVSGARVTGTDETAVAAHSKESRA